The Prosthecobacter vanneervenii region AACGCATCGCGCATGCCCGGCGCAGGTAGGGCGCTTGGTCCTCCAAGCGCCGTTTCTCGCAGGCTGATGGGTTCTCTCGATGCCGCATGACTGCTCCACCTCACAGACCTCTCGCGGCTGGTTGGGGACAACCAGCCCTACCCTGCAACCAGCCCTACCCTGCAACCAGCCCTGCCTTGCCTACAACAGCTCCTCAACAAAACGCTTGGAATCAAACGGCTGAAAATCCTCCGCCTTCTCTCCGAGGCCGATGAACCTTGTGGGCACGCCGAGTTCCTGCTGAATGGGCACCAGCACGCCGCCTTTGCCACTGCCGTCCAGCTTGGTGACGATGACGCCGGTCAGGGGAATCGCTTTATGGAATTCGCGTGCCTGCTGCAGCGCATTGCCGCCTGTGGTGGCATCGCAGACCAGCAGCACTTCATGCGGTGAGCTGGTATCTTTGCGCCCGAGGATGCGATGGATCTTCTTGAGCTCCTCCATCAGATTGTGCTTCGTGTGGAGGCGGCCTGCGGTGTCGCAGATGAGGAAGTCGGCTTCTGTTTTCACCGCTTTTTCGTAGCCGTCAAAACACACGGCTGCGGGGTCGCAGTTCGGCGGTCCTTTGACCAGCGGGATCTGCAGGCGCTCAGACCAGACGGTGAGCTGCTCCACAGCAGCGGCGCGGAAGGTGTCTGCAGCGGCCAGCACGATCTTGTAGCCGCGCTTGTGCAGCAGGTTGGCCAGCTTGGCGGTGCTGGTGGTCTTGCCGGTGCCGTTCACTCCCACGATCAGGAGCACCTTGGGCTTGCCTGGTATGGGCTCCAGCGGCGGCACGGTCTCAGGCAAAATCTTGCGCACATGCTCGCGTGCCACCTGCACGATGTCCGCACCGTGCAGCGTGCGCTGGCGTGACTTGAGGTCCTTCACAATCTGCAGCGCCAGACGCGGGCCCAGATCTCCGGAGATGAGGGAGGCCTCCAGCTCGTCCCAGTCGATGTCGGGCTTGGTGAAGCGCTGAAGGAGGGATTTGAAGAAACCGGCCATGCAGAGGGTCTAGGAAGGTTGCGGAGCAGAAGCGGCGGGAGATCCCGGTTTACGCAGAGACTTGGCCAGCTTGTCCAGCACGCCATTCACAAAGGAGCCGGACTCTCCAGCGCTCAGCGCCTTGGCGATGTCGATGGCCTCGTTCAGGATCACCGGCGTGGGCACCTCCGGGCAGTAAAGCAGCTCGTAGGACGCCACGCGCAGCACGTTGCGGTCCACGGCGGCCAGACGCTCAAAGCTGAAGTTTTCGATCTGTTTGGAGATCCCCGTGTCGATCTCCTCCTGATGGGAGAGCACCCCCTGGATCAGGCTTTCGGCAAAGGCACGTGTGGAGGTCTTGGCGCTGTGCAGCGTCCAGAATGCAGCTGCGTCCTCGGGTTTGGCTTCAGCCCCCTGAAGATCACGGGCAAAGAGAAATTGAATGGCGGCCTCGCGGCCTTCGCGGCGTCTTCCCATGGTTAGGCTTGGTCGATGGGTTCGCCGGCAAAGGTGGCTTTCATCTTGCCGAAAAGGTTGATCATCTTCACGCAGGTCTGCGCGGCTTCCGTGCCACGGTTGATGGTGGCGCCGAGGCAGCGCTCCTCTGCCTGCTCTTCGCTGCTGACGAGCAGCACCTCATGAATTACAGGGATGCAATGCTTGACTGCCATCTGCTGCAGGGCGTCCGTCACAGAGGCACCCACCAGATCCGCATGCTCCGTGCTGCCACGGATGATGACGCCGAGCGTGATCACAGCGTCCGGCGTGCTGCCACGCAGCACATGCTCCACACACACGGGAATCTCAAAGGCTCCGGGCACACGATAGACATCCACTGAGGCATTGGGCGCGATGACCTCGATCTCTTCACGGGCGGCATTGAGCAGGCCCTGGACGAACTGGTTGTTATAGAGGGAGGCGACGATCGCGATATTGACCGGCTCCTGGGTGGGTCGTGGACGACTGGAGGCGTAATTGGACATGAGAGGGAAAAATGAGGAATGAACGGGAAGAAGGCGGCGGGCTCAGAGCTTGTGCCCCATCTTCTTTTTCTTGGTTTCGAGGTAGCGGGCGTTTTCGGGCTTGGGGGTGGACTTCACCGGCACCTGCTCCACGATCTCCAGCTTGTGGCCTTCCAGGCCCACCACCTTGCGGGGGTTGTTGGTCATGAGCAGGAGCTTGCGCACGCCCAGGTCGGAGATGATCTGCGCGCCGATGCCGTAGTCGCGCAGGTCCATGGCAAAGCCGAGCTTCAGATTGGCCTCCACGGTGTCCAGCCCCTGCTCCTGCAGCTTGTAAGCCATGATCTTGCCGTGCAGCCCGATGCCGCGCCCTTCATGGCCGCGCATGTAGATGATGATCCCCTTTCCTGCGGTGGCGATCTGCTTCATGGCAGCATGCAGCTGGCTGCCGCAGTCGCAGCGGCGGGAGGCAAACACATCGCCCGTGAGGCACTCGCTGTGCACCCGCACCAGCACCGGAGAGTCAGGGGTGATGTCCCCCATGACCATGGCCACGTGGTGGATGCCGTCGAGGTGGCTCTTGTAAAGGTGCAGCTTGAAGGTGCCGAAGTCCGTGGGCATGTCCACCACCTCCATCTTTTCCACCAGCTTCTCGCTCAGGCGGCGATGGGCGATGAGGTCGGCGATGCTGCACATCTTGAGCTTGTGCTTTTTGGCAAATTTCTTCAGGTTCGGCAGCCGTGCCATGGTGCCGTCCGGGTTCATGATCTCGATGAGCACCCCGGCCTCCCGCAGTCCGGCCAAGCGGGCCAGATCCACGGCCGCCTCGGTATGCCCGGCACGGCGCAGCACACCGCCGGGCTTGGCCACCAGGGGATTGATATGCCCGGGCTGGACCAGATCATCCGGCCTGCTTTTGGCGTCTGCAAGCAGACGGATGGTGTGGCAGCGATCGGCGGCGCTGATGCCGGTGGTGATGCCCTTGGCCGCGTCCACCGTCACGGTGAAGTCCGTGCGGAAGGCCTCGCGGTTCTCCGGCACCATGCTGGCCAGGTTTAGACACTCAGCGATCTCCAAGGAAACCGGCACGCACAGCATGCCCCCTCCCTGGCGCACCATGAAATTGACCATCTCCGGCGTGATCTTCTCCGCCGCACAGATCAGGTCGCCTTCATTTTCACGGTCTTCGTCATCGGTGACGATGACCATACGTCCGGCGCGAATGTCTGCGATGACAGACTCCACGGAGTCGAAAACGGATTCCTTTTTGCGGGGCATGAGAGAGGTGGGAAAGAGCCAGTGCCGCAGGGGAGCGGCTTCAGGGGTTAATGACTTAGCTGATGGACGACTGTTTTCCAGTGCGAGTTGGTTTTTCGTTGCTGAAAAGGACCGGGCTCGCGTAATGTCAAACCATGCCGCCACCCGCCAAAGTGAAACGTCCGTCATCGGTGACTGTGGGCGAGTTTTTCAGTCTCAATGAAAAAAGCCTCAAGCTGAAGCTGGTGGGCACAGATGTGGGCTTCTCCCGCAAGATCAACGAGCCCTCCGTCAACCGCCCCGGCCTGGCCCTCTCCGGCTTCTTCACCTACTTTGCCTACAAGCGCATCCAGGTCATCGGCAATTCCGAGCACTCCTTCCTCGAAGGGCTGGACCCCAAGCTGCGGGAGGCCCGCTTCAGCCAGCTCTGCTCCTGGGACATCCCCTGCATCGTGGTGGCACGCGGCCACCGGCTGGAGGACGCCCTGGTGGATCTGGCCAACGAGGCCGGCATCTCCGTCTTTCAGACGAGCATGATGACCATGAAGTTCCTCAACGCCGCCACCATCAAGCTGGAGTGGGCCTTTGCCCCCACCCTGCTGGTGCACGGCTGCCTGGTGGATGTACAGGGGCTAGGCGTGCTCATCCAGGGTGAAAGCGGCTGCGGCAAGAGTGAAAGCGTGATCGGCCTGCTACAGCGCGGGGCCAGCCTCGTGGCGGACGACGCCGTGCGTCTGCGCCTCATCGAGGACCGTGAGGTCGTCGGCTCCGCCCCGGACATCACCCGGGGGATGATCGAGATCCGCGGCCTGGGCATCCTCAACGTGGCGGCCCTCTTTGGCGTCAGCGCCGTGCGCCTCAGCAAGCGGCTGGACCTCATCGTGGAGCTCGTGCGCGGGGCCAAGACCGAGGACCTGGAGCGCGTGGGTGTCAGCAGCGATACCAGCGACATCATGGGCATCAAGATTGGCCGGGTGGCCCTGCCCGTGGAGCCTGGGCGGGACGTGGCCGGGCTCATCGAACTGGCCGCCATCAACTTCAAGCTGCGCACCTTTGGCTACAACAGCGCGGTAGAGTTTGACCAAAGGTTGTTGAAAAAGATGACGGATGATCAATTAGGTTAGTCCCAGCCCAGCATTCCCTTTCCACCATGAGCATCCAAAAAGAACTCACGATTCGCAACAAAATGGGCATGCACGCACGTCCGGCGGCGCAGTTCGTCAAACGCGCCAGCAAGTACCAGTGCGATGTCTGGGTGGAAAAGGACGATGAGCCGGTGAACGGCAAGAGCATCATGGGCCTCATGATGCTGGCCGCCGGCCGAGGAGAGACCATCAAAATCATCGCCGACGGCTCCGACGCTGAAGCCGCCGTGGCGGATCTGGAAGAACTGGTGACGTCCGGGTTCGGGGATTCGGAATAAAAGAGGACTCACTCCTCGAAGCGCTGCTTTATCCTGAGCCAGGTGATCGTTTTCATCAGTGCCTCCGGAGAAAAACCGACCTTTTGACGTGCGCGCCTGCGCAAATACAGCGGCAGCGCGTACGGCAGTGAAAGCAGCGGCAGCCAGATGAAAGCCGCCAGCTTTGGCGAGATGGCATCCCAGGACCAGCCGATCAGGGGCGGGACGTGGATCAAGGCCGCCACATAGGCGACGCAGAGCGCAATGAACCCATAGAGCATCAACACCTGTCGCCAGTGCAGCGGGATGCGCTCAACCAAGATTACGGACTTGGAGGAAAAGGCCACCGAATCCACGTCCCCCTTTCGATGGCGCATCAGGCGCACACTTCTGAGCGGGAATAGTGGCAGGTAAAACAACGAAACCCACTCCGTGGTGACGTAGGAGCCATCGGGCCTAAAGTCGCACTCACCGTAATAAGCAGTGCCAATTCCATTGAAGGTAAAGGGCATGGGAAGCCGCAGGGCTATGCCAAGGGTTTACTTCTTCCCCACCGACTCCTTGATCCGTGGAGACACCCGGATGTCGCTGCCATCCTTCACCTCGATGGGTGCTGGCTGCTGCGGAGCTGGCTCTTTGAGCGCCTGCACCAGCATCGTGCCCACAAAATAGATCAGCCCGCCCCCCAGCCCAGCCGCAATGGCGATCAAATGCCGCTGCCACACATGATCACGGTCGATAATATACCAGAAGCGCATGCAGAAGAGGATCCACATGATGCTGGCGGCTAGGACGAGGAGGAGGCCGGAAGACATGGCGGAAAGTGTGGCGTGAAATACGAATGCCTGCGACAGAAAAAACAAAACCCCGCACAGGGCGGGGTTTTGCACACATCGAGCTGAAAAAAGACGATTAACGCTTGGAGAACTGGAAGCGCTTGCGGGCACCTGGACGGCCGGGCTTCTTACGTTCCTTGGCGCGGGAGTCACGGGTCAGCAGACCGTTCTGCTTGAGGACGCCGCGAAGCTCAGGATTCACGCCGATCAAAGCACGGGCAATGCCCAGACGCACTGCACCGACCTGGCCGGTGGAACCACCGCCGGTGGCGTTCACCTTGAAGTCATAGGTCTGACGGGAATTGGTGAGAGCCAGCGGGAAAAGGATCTGGTTCTGCAGGGCGACGGTGGGGAAGTACTCCTCGAAGTCGCGGCCGTTCACGGTGATGCTGCCGGAGCCTTCGGTGATGAAGACGCGGGCGATGGCGGTCTTGCGGCGGCCAGTGGTGGTTTTGAGAGGCTTGCTCATGCGATGGGGTGAACGGTAAAAATTAGGCGACGGCGAAAGGCTTCGGATTCTGAGCCTCATGCGGATGCTCGGCACCGGAGTAGATCTTGAGCTTGCCCAGGATGGCACGGCCAAGACGGTTGTGGGGGACCATGCCCTTCACTGCACGCTCAACAAGAAGCTGAGGGCGGCGGGCGCGCACGCGCTCGACGTTTTCGACCTTCTGGTTGCCGACGTAGCCAGCCTTGGAGGTGTAGATCTTCTGCTCTTCCTTCTTGCCGGTCAGACGGACTTCAGCGGCGTTCAGAACGACCACGAAATCACCCGTGTCCACATGGGGGGTGAAGGTGGGCTTGGTTTTGCCGCGCAGGAGGTTGGCGGCTGCGACTGCGACGTCTCCAAGAACCTGGTTCTTGGCGTCGATGACCCACCACGTGGGGGTATGCTCCTGGGCTTTGGCTGAAAACGTCTTCATGAATGATGTGTACGAAAAATCTTCCGTTCTGGGGAAGAAGGGGGGCCGCGATGGTAGGAGGTTTGGTCAAAGAGTCAAGGCAGAAACAAAGTTATTCACAATGAAAATGCATCTGACTCGCGTTTTTGGGTCCGATTTCCCACTTTCGAGAGGCCTGCAGCCCATGCTTCACTTCCTCCACAGCCATTTCATCGCCTCGGGGAAGAGGCTCGCACCGTGCTTGCTGTTGTGGGCACCCGTCCCGAAGGAGAAGGTATAATCATACTTCTGGTAGGCCAGCGCGGCGGCCATCTGCTGATTGGCCAGCGGCCAGTTGCCAAAGGGGTTGTCCAGGTCGCTGCTGCCATCCTGCAAATACACCCGCAGCGGCTTGCGCTCCGTGAGGCGGATGATGGAGGGGTACACATGCCCGCCCGCCAGATCCACATAGCTGCCGATGGTGGAGAAGACCTTGCGAAACTTGTCCGGGCGCTCCCACGCCACAGTAAAGGCGCAGATGGCTCCGCTGCTGGCACCTGCAAGCGCCCAGCCCTCGGGGTTTTCAGTCAGCTTGTAGTCCTTCTGCACCTGCGGGATAATTTCTTCGAGGAGGAAGCGCGCATAGGTGTCTCCCAGCGTGTTGTACTCCTTGCCACGGTTGTTGTTCTTCCACGCGCTCTGCGGCTTCGTCTCGCCGATGTGCCCGGGATTGATGAAGATGGCGATGGTGGGCGGCATGTCTCCGCTGGCGATGAGGTTGTCAAACACCACCGGCACGCGCCATGCGCCCTTCACGCCCACGTAGTCGTGCCCGTCTTGAAACACCATCAGGTTGGCCGGCTGCTCCGCCTTGTACTGCGCCGGCACATAGATCCACCAGTCCCGCTTGGTGCCTGCATAGATCTTCGACTCATGCACCGGCATCGCGATCACCTTCCCCTTCGGCACATCCGCCTTCTCCTGGGAGAGCGGCCCGAGTTGGTATTCGTCGGCAGCGAAGGTGGAAACACTGAGCAACGAAAGGATCGTCAGAGCAATACGAGATTTCATGATTTGGACGCCATGTTGAGGAAGGCTGAAGTGAACGTCAAGAATGTTGAACATCCTGCACCCAGCTGGCGAGCTGCCAGGATCATCATTGCATACAGCACTCGAATATGAACAATGCACCTGCAAATGAGCGCTTCAGATCCCCAGTATCACGTGATCATTGGCACACCCTCGTCATCATCTGGCAGGAGCCCTCTCACGGATAGTGCGCATGCCACCCGGGCGCAGGCCGCAGCTCGCTGCCGTGAAATCATGTTCCGCTGGCTCGATGACCGTCATGCCGACAACACACCCCCGATCAGGAGTGTCCGCATGTACCGCTCAGAGGGTGCTTTCCCTTGGATCAAGCCTTTGACAGACGAACCCCCTGATGCCGAGACTCCTGTTTTTAGCGAGGCGCTGGCACAGGAGTGGGTGAATGAGACATCCGCCAAGGACTGGCCGCATCTGCTTGCGCGTGTTGCAGCGGCGAAACGTGAGATCCCTCGTGGCTGGTTCCGCTGGCTTCATCACACCTCTCTCGCGCGCTTCGAAGAAGAATATAGCAACAACGGCCCCTCCGTCATGCAACAGCTGCAGTTCAGATCGGAGTGGCACGCTCTTTCTCAATCGGCCAGGCTTGATTCAAAACGCCTCGGTGAATTGCTGCCTCTGCTGGAGATCCATTCTTGGGAGGTCGGTTGCTACGGTCTTCATCGTCTCGCGGAGTCGGGCTGGAGGCAGCTGAGCCCGCGGGCACGTGGCAGGCTGCTCGCGGGCATGGCAAATTCAGAAAGTCTCTGTGATGAAGAATTGGTATGGCACGAAAGCCCCTCAGCACCTGGAGCCTTTCCTCCCACCCCAGCAGTGAGCGTCAGCACATGGCTCATGGCGCGTCTTTCAGACGCCGAGTTTGATGCGGAAAGTGTGCTGGAAATAGCCTGCCACGCAGTCAGAAATGAAGACCCCCAGCTGCTGGCCAGGATCCTCCACGCAGGAGCTGCACGCCTGGGAGAAAGCATCGAGCGCATGGAACCCTTCCATCCGGAGTCATGGACAAGGAATGTCCGTGATTTTGATGTCACCGGATACCTAAGCCACCGGGTTGTCGACATGGTGCTAGAAGCAGCCATCCTGCGCAGGTACAGAATGGGGCAGCGTCTGGCACTGGCCTCCGGGGCAAGCCCTAACATCCGCATCTGGGAGCTTGAATCATGCAGCAATGAGCAGTTCACCGCCTTGAGTTATGCGATTGATCAACACGATTTCGAACTTGTTGAACTGCTGCTCGCCCACCCCTTCGTCGGAGCCGATGAAGTCAGCAGCAAATCCCTTTTCCTGGCGATCAGAATGTGCCATCACAAGCTGGCCGAGCGCATCCTCGACAGGGGAGTTCCATTTGATCGTGGCGACTTCATCGAGGGTTTGGACCCATCACTTCCCGGCAGCAAACCCGGATGGAAAAACTTTCCCGAACTTCCCCAATGTGAACCAGCCGACTTTGAAAGAGCCGAACGCCTGAGCTCTGGGCTGCCTTTATCCCACCCCTCAGCGGTGCCTTGGTTCATCCACGGCTGCAGCATGATGGGCGGCAGTTGCAGCACGATTTTGGCAGCGCTGCTTCACAGAGATGACCTGAAACATCTGCAATACTACCACTCCAGGGGCCTGCCGCTGCGAATGACGACGTCAGACTTTGCCATCGCACTCGCTGTGGAATCCTACGACTGCCTGTGCTGGCTGATGCAGCAATGGGGAGCACCCAAGAGTTTCTTGCTGAAGCTTCGGCGCGAAATCCCTGCATTCGGCACTCGGGGCAGGCTGTGGATGGTGCGCGCTGACGCTCGGCGTGTGGGTCTTCTGGATACCTTCGACACCAGTGGCCAGGAACCGCTCCATCTGCCTGATGGCGGACGCCTATGGATGGATTTCTCAGGCCTCGTCATCCAGGATGACCAACTAGGTCCGAGCTATAAACGCCAGATCTGCATCGACCCACGGCGGCGGCCTGGCTTCGTCGTCCTGCGCTCCGTCTCGATCACATGGGCATCCTGCCGCCACCCCAAAAGTGATTATGAATTACAAAGCATGATCCCTCTGATCAAAGAGATGAATGGCCAGTTTTTTTACACAGGCATGACACTTGGAACGCTAGGCGATCAGCGCGGCCTCAGCAGCATACACTCCCAACTGAAGTCGTGGAGTCAGGGCACGTATTGGAAGCAAATGCGCCCCGGAATCCTCGAACGCGCCATGCAAAACAACGTTCCATTTTCATTCAAAACTCCGCAGCAGCCCCTCCCTCGTCGATCTGCCTTCACAGCCCTCAATAGCTTGCGACAGAAGCTGGCAGCGTTTTGGAGGAGTCCTTGACAGGCGCTCATCATGCACACCGGTTTTCGCACGGCCCCACTTACTGGGCACAAAACAGATCAGCCCAGCCGCTCTGCGCAACTGGGCTGATCATCGAATGTGAAGCTGAGCACAGAGCCTTACGCGATCCGTCCACAGCACTGCTTATACTTCTTCCCGCTGCCGCAGGGGCATGGGTCATTGCGGCCGATGTTGGTCACTTTGGGCTTGGGGCGCGGACCTACGGAACTGGGGAGGATGAGGCGGGGGCCGTCGCGCTCAGGGCTGGGCGGCGGGGCTTCCTGCTCCTCTTCCTCCTGACGCTGCTGGGGGGCATCGCCTCCGCTCTGCTGCATGGCCATCTGGGCCAGGAAGTGCTCAAAGGCGGCGAGCTGCTGCGTGCTGCGGAAGAGATTGCCCAGGACCTCGCCGTTGATGTTGTTCATCAGTTCGGCAAAGATCGTGAAGGCTTCCTGCTTGAACTCGATGAGCGGATCCTTCTGGCCGTAAGTGCGCAGGTTCACACCTTCCTTCAGCGCATCCAGCGCGAAGAGGTGCTCCTGCCACAGGCGGTCGATGGCGTTGAGCAGGATCATTTTCTCGATCTCCTGCAGCACGGTCGGGTTGGCATTGCCCACCTTGACCTCGTAGGCACCGAGGATCTTGTCCTTGAGGAAGGCTGACTTGGCGTCGAAGTCGAGCGCCATGAACTCATCATCAAACGCACGCAGGCCGATGGGGAAGGTCGTGTTCACCCAGGAGAGCAGGCCCTCGTAGTCGTCGCCTTCTTCGTTCTTCGCGTCCTTGGACACAAAGGCGCCAAGGCGTTCGGTGATGCCCTTTTCCACAGCCTCATTGATGAGGATGCGGGTGTCGTTGCTGTTGAGCACGTCGTTGCGCCATTCATAGACGACTTCGCGCTGCTGGTTCATCACGTCATCGTATTCCAGCACGCGCTTGCGCCAGACGTAGTTGCGCTGCTCCACGCGTTTCTGCGCGGTTTCGACGGAGCGGTTCAGCCAGGGGTGCTGGAGCTCCTCCCCCTCCTTCATGCCAAAGCGCTCCATCATCTTCGTCATGCGCTCGGCGGCGCCGAAGTTGCGCATGAGGTCGTCTTCAAAGCTGAGGAAGAACTTGCTCTCGCCGGGGTCGCCCTGACGAGCGGAACGGCCGCGCAGCTGGCGGTCCACACGGCGGCTTTCATGGCGCTCCGTGGCCAGCACAAAGAGGCCGCCCAGTTCGGCAACTCCTTCGCCCAGCTTGATGTCCGTTCCACGACCAGCCATGTTGGTGGAGATGGTCACAGCACCGCGCTGTCCGGCGCGGGCCACGATCTCGGCCTCCTGGCGGTGGTACTTCGCATTCAGCACGTTGTGCGTGATCTTCTGCAGCTTGAGCATGCGGGAGACCATTTCAGAGGCTTCCACGCTGGCGGTACCGACGAGTACCGGCTGGCCCTTGGCGTGCAGCTCGCGGATCAGCTCGATCACGGCGGTGAACTTCTCGCGGCGGGTCTTGTAGATGCTGTCGTTGTGGTCCTGACGTTTCACCGGACGGTTGGTCGGGATGGTGAGCACATCAAGGCTGTAGATGTCGTGGAACTCGGCGGCGTCCGTTTCAGCGGTGCCGGTCATGCCGCCAAGCTTCTGGTAGAGTCGGAAGTAGTTCTGAATGGTGATGGTGGCCAGGGTCTGTGTCTCAGCGTCGATCTGCACGCCTTCCTTGGCCTCCACAGCCTGGTGCAGGCCGTCGCTCCAGCGGCGTCCGGCCATCTTACGGCCCGTCTGTGCGTCCACGATGACGACTTTGTTTTCTTCCACCACGTACTCCACGTCCTTCTCATAGAGGCAGTAGGCACGCAGCAGCTGGCTGATCTGATGGATGCGCTGTCCCTGGTGGGAGAGGCGGTCCTGCATTTCGGCCTTCTTGCGGGTGCGGGCGTCTTCAGAGAGCGTCTTGTCGCCGTCGATCTCAGAGTAAACCGTGGCGATGTCCGGCAGCACGAAGGCGTCCGGCTCGTCGGGGCTGAGGAAATTGCGGCCCATCTCGGTGAGGTCGGCGTCGTGGGACTTCTCTTCGATGAAGTAGTAGAGCTCTTCCTTGAGCTTGAAGTACTCCACCTTCTGCGTGTCGGCATAGAGGGAGAGCTCGGCCTTTTCCATGGCACGGCGGAGTTCGGGCTCCTCCATGCAGCGGGTGAGGGCGCGGTTCTTGGGCTGGCCCATGTGCACCTGGAAGAGCTTCTTGCCGGCCAGATCCATGTCTCCGGCGACGGCGGCCTCCTTGGCCTCGGTGATGAGGCGGTTGCACAGCGTGTTCTGGCGGCGCACCAGCTGCTCCACCAGGGGCTTGTAGCGCTCATACTGGTGATTGCTCTCGGCAGCCATCACGGGGCCGCTGATGATGAGGGGTGTGCGCGCCTCATCGATGAGCACGGAGTCCACTTCGTCCACGATGGCAAAGTAGTGGCCGCGCTGAACCTGCTGGTCCTTGCTGGAGGCCATGCCGTTGTCGCGCAGGTAGTCAAAGCCGAACTCGCTGTTGGTGCCGTAGGTGATGTCCGTGAGGTACTGCTCGCGGCGGAGGTGCGGCGGCTGGTCGTTCTGGATGCAGCCCACGGTCAGGCCCAGGAATTTGTAAAGGCTGCCCATCCACTCGCTGTCGCGTCGTGCCAGGTAGTCGTTCACGGTGATCACGTGCACGCCGCGTCCAGTCAGCGCATTGAGGTAGGTCGGCAGGGTGCCCACGAGGGTTTTACCTTCACCGGTGGCCATTTCGGCGATCATTCCGCGGTGCAGGGCCACACCACCAATGAGCTGCACGTCAAAGTGCACCATGTTCCAGCCCAGCGGGTGGTCGCACACCATGATCTCGCGGCCGCACATGCGACGAGCGGCGTTTTTCACCACGGCGTAGGCTTCCGGCAGGATGTCATTGAGCATCTTCTGCTCGATGGCGGCAAAGTCGGGCTGGATGGCATTCCAGGCTTCGCGGGAGCGGTCCACGCGCTCTTTTTTCTGCTCCAGGCTGGCGCTGCGCCAGGCTCCCTTGGCCAGGTAGCTGTCGTCCAGAGAGGGGAAATGCTGCTTCAGCGCGGCAAAGTACTGCTCCACGGATTCCAGGCAGGCATCCACCGCCGCCTCATCGGCGATTCGCAGGCCCACCCCGCCGAGAAACGGCGGCGTGTGAAAGGCACGGAACTGAGCCTGCCACTTCTGCGTACGTTCGCGCAGCGCCTCCTCGGGCTCGTTTTGCAGCTGCGCTTCGATGCGGTTGATCTCGGCCACCACGGGCTGGAGCTTGCGCACGGTGCGCTGGTTCTTGGTGCCGATGATTTTTTTGATGATCCAGTTGAACATGGGGAAATAAGATACGACGCCCGGCCTGCAATGGTCGGAACGGAGGGACGCCGAATGTGGCGGATGTCAGCCAGTGCGCAAGGACTCAAACGCGCTGTCTTTAGCGGAGTACCACGTCTTTGACCCGCCGTGGGATCATCGCGCTGCGCACCACGTCCGGACTCACACTGCGCAGGAAATCGAGCAAAACCACGGGAGATTCCACGATCATGCGCTCGATCTGGTCGCGCCGGTGCGTCCAGCGGGAGTTGCGGTGCAGGTATTCCAGGTCGGCCAGGATTTCCTCCACATCGCCCTCGCTGAAACCGGCGAGCTGGAATGCGTAGGGGTCAAGGAGTGGCATGGCGTGGCAGGGGTGGAATGGGCCGGATGAAATCGAGAA contains the following coding sequences:
- the ftsY gene encoding signal recognition particle-docking protein FtsY; the protein is MAGFFKSLLQRFTKPDIDWDELEASLISGDLGPRLALQIVKDLKSRQRTLHGADIVQVAREHVRKILPETVPPLEPIPGKPKVLLIVGVNGTGKTTSTAKLANLLHKRGYKIVLAAADTFRAAAVEQLTVWSERLQIPLVKGPPNCDPAAVCFDGYEKAVKTEADFLICDTAGRLHTKHNLMEELKKIHRILGRKDTSSPHEVLLVCDATTGGNALQQAREFHKAIPLTGVIVTKLDGSGKGGVLVPIQQELGVPTRFIGLGEKAEDFQPFDSKRFVEELL
- the nusB gene encoding transcription antitermination factor NusB; protein product: MGRRREGREAAIQFLFARDLQGAEAKPEDAAAFWTLHSAKTSTRAFAESLIQGVLSHQEEIDTGISKQIENFSFERLAAVDRNVLRVASYELLYCPEVPTPVILNEAIDIAKALSAGESGSFVNGVLDKLAKSLRKPGSPAASAPQPS
- the ribH gene encoding 6,7-dimethyl-8-ribityllumazine synthase translates to MSNYASSRPRPTQEPVNIAIVASLYNNQFVQGLLNAAREEIEVIAPNASVDVYRVPGAFEIPVCVEHVLRGSTPDAVITLGVIIRGSTEHADLVGASVTDALQQMAVKHCIPVIHEVLLVSSEEQAEERCLGATINRGTEAAQTCVKMINLFGKMKATFAGEPIDQA
- a CDS encoding bifunctional 3,4-dihydroxy-2-butanone-4-phosphate synthase/GTP cyclohydrolase II — encoded protein: MPRKKESVFDSVESVIADIRAGRMVIVTDDEDRENEGDLICAAEKITPEMVNFMVRQGGGMLCVPVSLEIAECLNLASMVPENREAFRTDFTVTVDAAKGITTGISAADRCHTIRLLADAKSRPDDLVQPGHINPLVAKPGGVLRRAGHTEAAVDLARLAGLREAGVLIEIMNPDGTMARLPNLKKFAKKHKLKMCSIADLIAHRRLSEKLVEKMEVVDMPTDFGTFKLHLYKSHLDGIHHVAMVMGDITPDSPVLVRVHSECLTGDVFASRRCDCGSQLHAAMKQIATAGKGIIIYMRGHEGRGIGLHGKIMAYKLQEQGLDTVEANLKLGFAMDLRDYGIGAQIISDLGVRKLLLMTNNPRKVVGLEGHKLEIVEQVPVKSTPKPENARYLETKKKKMGHKL
- the hprK gene encoding HPr(Ser) kinase/phosphatase; this encodes MPPPAKVKRPSSVTVGEFFSLNEKSLKLKLVGTDVGFSRKINEPSVNRPGLALSGFFTYFAYKRIQVIGNSEHSFLEGLDPKLREARFSQLCSWDIPCIVVARGHRLEDALVDLANEAGISVFQTSMMTMKFLNAATIKLEWAFAPTLLVHGCLVDVQGLGVLIQGESGCGKSESVIGLLQRGASLVADDAVRLRLIEDREVVGSAPDITRGMIEIRGLGILNVAALFGVSAVRLSKRLDLIVELVRGAKTEDLERVGVSSDTSDIMGIKIGRVALPVEPGRDVAGLIELAAINFKLRTFGYNSAVEFDQRLLKKMTDDQLG
- a CDS encoding HPr family phosphocarrier protein, with the protein product MSIQKELTIRNKMGMHARPAAQFVKRASKYQCDVWVEKDDEPVNGKSIMGLMMLAAGRGETIKIIADGSDAEAAVADLEELVTSGFGDSE
- the rpsI gene encoding 30S ribosomal protein S9 yields the protein MSKPLKTTTGRRKTAIARVFITEGSGSITVNGRDFEEYFPTVALQNQILFPLALTNSRQTYDFKVNATGGGSTGQVGAVRLGIARALIGVNPELRGVLKQNGLLTRDSRAKERKKPGRPGARKRFQFSKR
- the rplM gene encoding 50S ribosomal protein L13; protein product: MKTFSAKAQEHTPTWWVIDAKNQVLGDVAVAAANLLRGKTKPTFTPHVDTGDFVVVLNAAEVRLTGKKEEQKIYTSKAGYVGNQKVENVERVRARRPQLLVERAVKGMVPHNRLGRAILGKLKIYSGAEHPHEAQNPKPFAVA
- a CDS encoding alpha/beta hydrolase encodes the protein MKSRIALTILSLLSVSTFAADEYQLGPLSQEKADVPKGKVIAMPVHESKIYAGTKRDWWIYVPAQYKAEQPANLMVFQDGHDYVGVKGAWRVPVVFDNLIASGDMPPTIAIFINPGHIGETKPQSAWKNNNRGKEYNTLGDTYARFLLEEIIPQVQKDYKLTENPEGWALAGASSGAICAFTVAWERPDKFRKVFSTIGSYVDLAGGHVYPSIIRLTERKPLRVYLQDGSSDLDNPFGNWPLANQQMAAALAYQKYDYTFSFGTGAHNSKHGASLFPEAMKWLWRK